In the genome of Agromyces sp. CF514, the window TGCGTTCCTCGACGCCGTCGGGCCGGGTGCCGAGACGGCCCTGCTCTCAGCGGAGATCCGCCACCTGGGCGGCGCGGTCGACCCCGACGCGGCGCTCGCGCTGGCGGCCGAGCACGAGGTGCCCGTGCCGGGAGTGGTCTCGGGGTTCGACGCCCAGTACCTCGTGTACGCGGTCGGCATCCCGATGCCGGGCATCGGCGACGCCCTCGTGAAGTCGCTCGGGCGCCTGTTCTCGCGCATCGAGCCGTGGCGCGCCCCTGTGGAGTACCTGAATTTCGCCGAGCACGCCCGCTCTGCCGAGCAGCTCTGGGGCGATCGCGTGCACCGCCTGCGCGCGGTCAAGCTCGACGTCGACCCTCAGGGGCTGATCCGCTCGAACCACCCGGTCCGCCGCTGAGCTCCCGAACGGCGGATGCCGCGGCCGACACGCCCTCCCCCCGGCGGCGTGGCGGCCTCGGCATCCGCCGTTCCGTTTGTCGCGGCGCGTCGCAGCGCGTCGGGTCGCAGCGCGTCGATGCTCGCGGGTCTCGAGGCCGTTCGCTCAGGGTCGGTTCGGGGGATTCCCCCAGTGACGTCGATCGAGCCGCGGAGTAACGTGGCGAGCCGGACGGACCGGGGTGGGCCGATCCGGCAACGGATCGGGGGACCGATGAGTCGACTCGGCGACAGGCTCGCGACGTTCGGCGGGGCGAGGCCCGATGCGCTCGCGCTCGCTCCGGGCCAGCGGCAGCGATACCTCGCGATGGGACTCGTGCTCATCGCCACCGCGGCGGTCTCGGCCGCCGCGGCGTCGTTCGCGCTCGCGATGGCCCTGCGTGCGCCGGTGTGGGTCGCGATCGTCGTCGGCTTGTGCTGGGGCCTCGTGATCCTCGCCATCGACCGCATGCTCGTCGTCGGCATGCCGAGGCAGCCGAAGGCCCGGGCGAACGTCTGGCTCGCGCTGCCGCGCGTCGCGCTCGCCCTGGTGATCGGCGTGGTCGTCGCGACCCCGCTCACGCTCGCGGTCTTCGAGCGCGAGATCACCGCCGAGACCGAGGTGATGGCGCTCGAGGCGAAGCAGGCCTTCGAGGAGGAGCTCGCGGCCGACCCCCGCTACGACGAGATCCCGGCCCTCACCGCGAGCGTGGCCGCGCAGCGCGCGCTCATCGCCGACGGCGGGCGGGCCGCGCTCGAGGCGGACGCCGACTACGTCGCCGCGCAGGCCGCGACGGCCGCGGCGCAGGCCGCCTACGACGAGGCGAACCGGGTCTGGCTCTCCGAGCTCGACGGCACGGGCGGCACCGGCATCGTCGGCGACGGGCCGATCACGCAGTCGAAGAAGCTCGATCGCGACGGCAAGCTCGCGGCGCTCGAGGCCGCGAAAGCCGCCGAGGCCGATGCCAAGGCGCAGGCCGAAGCGCGCATCGAGTCGGGCTCGGTCGCGGCGGTCGCCCAGGCCGAGCAGACGCTCGACGAGGACAGCGCGAAGCTCGAGCGACTGACCGCGGCGCGCGACCTCGAGGCCGCCCGCTACGACGCGGCCGCCGACGAGAGCGACGGCATGCTCGCCCGCCTCGCCGCCCTCTGGCGCATCGGCGAGCGCAACGGCATGCTCGCATTCGCGCACCTCATGATCGCCCTGCTGTTCGTGTGCATCGAGCTCATGCCCGTGCTCACGAAGACGCTGCAGAACCTCATGGCGCCGACCGCCTACGACGAGGTCGCGAAGATCACCGACGACACGATCGTGGCAGCCGAGCGCGAACGCGCGGCCGAACGGCTCCGCAGCGCGCGCGACGAGTCCGCGCCGCGGCTCGATGTCGCCGAGTACCGTGCCAGCCTCCGCCGCGAGTCCGGTAGACGCGTCGCCGAGGCGTTCGTCGCCAGGCAGGAGGAGGCCGAGCTCGCCGCCGTCGACGAGTGGGCCGACCAGCGGGCCCCGTTCATCGCGACGCGGGCCGTGCGCGAGTGGGAGCAGGAGTCCGACGGCGCCTCCGTGGCGTCCACGCCGAACCGAGCCTGAGCGCCACGTCGCGCACTGGGGGTGTCGCGCGACGGCCGCGCTTCATAGGCTGGGGTGTGCGACATCGTCGTCGCACGATTCCACGGGGGAGGGAACGAATGACGGTCCATCACGAGCTGCCCACGAGCGCCGACTTCGCAACGCTGGCGGGTCCGCATCAGCCTGCGATCACCATCTACGCGTCGACGTCGCCGGTGGTGAACGAGCGCGAACGCGCCGAGGTCGCGGTCAAGAGCGCGTTCGACCACGCGATCGACCAGGTCAAGCAGGGCGGTGCCGCGGCATCCGAACTCGACGCGCTCCGACGCGAGCGCGACGGCGTGCTGGGCGACTTCGCCCTCTGGGGCGGGCTCTCGCGATCGCTCGCGATCTTCGTCGCCCCGGGGTTCACCGAGGTGTTCGTGCTGCCGAACCGGCTCGACGACGCCTGGCATGTCGGCTCGCACTTCACGCTCGGCCAGCTGCTGCGGGCGCCCAGCCAAGATCAGGAGGCGTTCGCGCTCACCCTCTCGTCGAACGAGTGGCACCTCTGGCATGCGACGCCCACCGCGCGCGCCGTGCACCTCGACACCGACCCGTCGCACCCGGCCAACCTAGAGGCCGCGACCAACCGCGAACCCGGCGAGAACAGCCCGCGCGGCGGCCAGCACGGCGACCGCGGCGAGGTCGGAGACGAGCGGGGCAAGAAGCTCCTCGACATCTACGCCAAGCGCATCGCCGATGCGACCCGCCACGAGCTCGCCGCGGTCGACCCCGACTCGCACACGCCGCTGTTCGTGTTCGCGGCCGAACCCCTGCTCAGCGCGTTCCTCGATCGCGCCCGCAATCACCGCCGAGTGGTCGGGGTACCCGGATCCCCTGATCGGCTGGGAGCATCGGAGATCGACGCGGCCCTGCGCGAACAGCTCGCGCGGCTGAACGTCGCCGAGGCGTCGCAGGCGCTGGGCGCGCTCGCCGAGGGCACCGCGGGCAGGGTCGAACGCGACCTCGCGGCGATCGCCAGACTGGCTGCCGACGGCGCGGTGGAGACGCTCTGGTTCGACTTCACGACGTCGGTCAACGGCACGCTCGACCGGTCGTCCGGCGCGGTCGAGTTCGCGGGCGCCAGCGGTGACGGCGAATCACTCGCCGACGGCACCCCCGCCGGCGACCTGCTGCCGCAGCTCGCGCTGCTCGTGCTCTCGAAGGGCGGGAAGGTCGTCACCGTGCGCGGCGACGACCTCGGCGAGGGGTGGAACGAGCCAGCCGTCGCGGAACTGCGGTTCGCGCTCGCCTGAACGGGCTCGCTCCGGGCCGGCTCGTGGGCCGATTCATGAACCGGCTCGTGAGCCCGCTCGCTACGAGCCGGTGACGGATGCCGCGGCGGGCCGCCGCGCGGCATCCGCCCGGCCCTGCTCCGCGAACCGGTCGAACTCGACCACCGGAATCGCGAACGGCTCGCGCCACGAGAACCGCACGACGATCTCGGTCGCCCGCTCGTCTTCGATGATCGCCTCGACGGCCGTGTCGACGAGCACGCGACCGCGCCCGCGCGGGACGCTCTCGCGCAGCTCGAGCCAGAGGCTCTCGGGATGCGGCACGACGCCCGGATTCGTCGAGACGAGGGCGAGCTCCCATCCCGCAGACGGGCAGAGGCCGAAGCCCGAGACGCGGATCACCCGTCCGACGCTGCTCGTGAAGGCGGTGGCGGTGAAGTCCTCGGCGGAGAATTCGCAGTGAAGGTCGCTCATCTCGGGCACGATACGCACGGGCAGCGGCCCCGGCATCAGGGCCAGCGCTGAGAGCCGAGGGGCGCTCGGTGCGAGCGATGCGCCCGAGGCATCCGCTGTCCGTCGGAGGCCCCATAGGCTGGCTCGCATGCGTTTCGGAATGTTCATCCCCCAGGGCTGGCGCCACGACCTCGTCGACATCGACCCGGCCGAGCACTGGCAGACCATGCACGACCTCGCCGCGCACGCCGACGCGGCCGACTCCGGCTGGGAGTCGATCTGGGTCTACGACCACTTCCACACCGTGCCGGTGCCGAGCGAGACCGAGGCCACCCACGAGGCGTGGACCCTCATGGCGGCCTTCGCCGCGTCGACCTCGCGCGTGCGCCTCGGCCAGATGTGCACGTGCGTCGCCTACCGCAACCCCGCCTACCTCGCGAAGGTCGCCGCGACCGTCGACCTCATCTCGGGCGGTCGCACCGAGATGGGCATCGGCGCCGGATGGTACGAGCACGAGTGGCTCGGCTACGGCTACGGGTTCCCCGACGCGCCCGCACGTCTCCGCGCCCTGCGCGAGGGCGTCGAGGTCATGCACCAGGCGTGGACCACCGGCAGCGCCACCCTCGACGGCGAGTTCTGGCAGATCGATGGGGCCGTCGTGCAGCCGAAGCCGCTGCAGGCCGGCGGCATCCCGATGTGGATCGCCGGCGGCGGCGAGAAGGTCACGCTGAAGATCGCGGCGAAGTACGCGAGCTACACGAACTTCAACGGCGGCGCCGAGGTCTTCACCCAGAAGAGCGAGATCCTGCGCGGGCACGCCGACAAGCTCGGTCGCGACTTCGATGCGATCGTGCGGTCGTCGAACTTCAACACGATCGTCGGCACGGATGCCTCCGACGTCGAGCGCCGACTCGCGGCCGTCGAGGCGCGCGTGGCGCCGTACCTCGGTGCGGCAGGCACAGAGCGGTACCTCGCAGGCTTCCACTCCGACGAGTCGCTCGTCGGCACGGTCGCCGAGGTCGTCGCGAAGCTCGAGGATCGGCGTGATCGCGGACTCGGCTACGCGATCCACTACTTCCCCGAGGTCGCCTACGACCGCAGCGGGCTCGAGCTGTTCGAGTCCGAGGTCATCCCGGCGCTCGCCGACTAGCGCGCGCTCCACACGTTTCGCATTCGGTGAATGTCGGATGCTGCGGTGGGCGCGCCGACCGGATGCTGGCGCGCGCGGCGTGTCGCGCGGGGGCTCCGACATTCGCCGAATGTCGGAGGCTCCGCGGCGGCGCGCTCCGAAGCGGCGGACCGAGCCGGTCGAACTCGGCGAGCGGCGCCGAGCAGTCGAGCGGCCCGCGCGGCGGGTCGACCCGGTCGAGCTAGGCGGCGACGGCCTCGTCGAGCTTGGCGCCGAGCTCGGCGTCGGTCGGCTCGGTGAAGTGCGTGCCGTCGGGGAACACGACCACGGGGATCTGGGTGCGGCCCGAGATCGCCTTGGCGCGGTCGGCGCCGTCGAGCTCGACCTCGAGGTCGACGTACTCGTAGTCGACGCCGCGGGCGTCGAGCAGCGCCTTCGAACGGCGGCAGTCGATGCACCATTCGGCGCCGTACATCGTGATGCGGGCAGGGTACAGGTCAGAGGAGGGGGAGGTCATGACATGAACATACGCAATACGGCTGGGTGGTATTCCCAGCAAGGGTTCGGCTCGGCCGCTGCGGAGGAACATCGCACGAGGGGAGGCCTCCCTCGGCGACATCCCACCTCCCTTCATGCGGATCTCCTCCGCTCCGGGCTGGATCGTCCGAACGGTGGCTGATGGGCGCCACGGTGGCTGATGGGCGGCACGGTGGATGGGCGGCACGGTGGCTGGATGGGCGGCACGGTGGCAGACTCGCCGCATGCGATTCGAGACGACGATGTCCCAGACGGGCAACAACACGGGCATCGAGGTGCCGTCCGACGTGATCGAGGCCCTCGGCGCCGGGCGCAAGCCGCCGGTGGTCGTCACGGTCAACGGCTACGAGTACCGCAGCACGGTCGCCGTGATGGGCGGGCGGTACATGATCTCGTTCAGCTCCGACAAGCGCGCCGCGACCGGAATCCAGGGCGGTGACCCGATCGTGGTCGACCTCGAGGTCGACACGGCGCCGCGCACCGTCGAGGTTCCGGCTGACCTGGCCGATGCGCTCGATGCGGCGGGTGCACGTGCCGCGTTCGACGCGCTGTCGCCGAGCGCGCGCAAGGCGCATGTGACGAACGTCGAGTCGGCGAAGGCTCCCGAGACGCGTCAGCGCAGGCTCGAGTCGATCGTCGCCAAGCTGGCCTGACGAGCGGATACCGCGAGCATCCTCCGACGCGCAAGGCGCGAGTCGAGCTGAGCGTGCCGCGCCGCGCGAGACGCGCCGTGCCGCGCCGCGCGAGACGCGCCGTGCGGCGCCACGACGCGAGCGCGAGACGCGCCGTGCCGTGCCGCGCGAGACGCGCCCGGACGCGCCTCAGGCCACCGGCCTGAGCACCGAGTTGCCCGCCGCGCGCTCGCGGTCGGCTCCGACGAGTCGCACGAACGCGCTGAGCTGGGCTACCCCGGCCGGGGTGTGCGGCAGCGTCTCGAGCAGTGCAGGTGAGTAGAGCAGGTACGCCGCCCACTTCGCACGGGAGATCGCGACGTTGAGCCGATTCTTCAGCAGCAGGAACTCGATGCCCCTGGGGGCTGCAGCGGCGCTCGAGGCCGCGAGCGAGACGATCGCGATCGCGGCCTCCTGGCCCTGGAACTTGTCGACCGTGCCGACGGGGACGTCGGGGAACCCGGCGTCGTCGAGTACGGCCCGCACGAGCGTGAGCTGCGCGTTGTAGGGCGTGACCACGATGATGTCGCGTTGTTCGAGCGGGCGGCCGGCCGCGGCATCCGGATCAGTCGGATCGACCCAGGCGAGCCCGAACAGCCTCTCGACGTGCGCGACGACGGCGTCGGCCTCTTCAGCGGATGCGACCGTGTTGCCCTCGTGCACGATCGGCACCGGCAGGAGACCCGGATGCACGCCGTCGAGCGAGCGGGTCTCGGCGACCTCGTGCGAGTGCAGCTCGCCCTCGTACGA includes:
- a CDS encoding DUF4407 domain-containing protein, translated to MSRLGDRLATFGGARPDALALAPGQRQRYLAMGLVLIATAAVSAAAASFALAMALRAPVWVAIVVGLCWGLVILAIDRMLVVGMPRQPKARANVWLALPRVALALVIGVVVATPLTLAVFEREITAETEVMALEAKQAFEEELAADPRYDEIPALTASVAAQRALIADGGRAALEADADYVAAQAATAAAQAAYDEANRVWLSELDGTGGTGIVGDGPITQSKKLDRDGKLAALEAAKAAEADAKAQAEARIESGSVAAVAQAEQTLDEDSAKLERLTAARDLEAARYDAAADESDGMLARLAALWRIGERNGMLAFAHLMIALLFVCIELMPVLTKTLQNLMAPTAYDEVAKITDDTIVAAERERAAERLRSARDESAPRLDVAEYRASLRRESGRRVAEAFVARQEEAELAAVDEWADQRAPFIATRAVREWEQESDGASVASTPNRA
- a CDS encoding TIGR03560 family F420-dependent LLM class oxidoreductase, which gives rise to MRFGMFIPQGWRHDLVDIDPAEHWQTMHDLAAHADAADSGWESIWVYDHFHTVPVPSETEATHEAWTLMAAFAASTSRVRLGQMCTCVAYRNPAYLAKVAATVDLISGGRTEMGIGAGWYEHEWLGYGYGFPDAPARLRALREGVEVMHQAWTTGSATLDGEFWQIDGAVVQPKPLQAGGIPMWIAGGGEKVTLKIAAKYASYTNFNGGAEVFTQKSEILRGHADKLGRDFDAIVRSSNFNTIVGTDASDVERRLAAVEARVAPYLGAAGTERYLAGFHSDESLVGTVAEVVAKLEDRRDRGLGYAIHYFPEVAYDRSGLELFESEVIPALAD
- a CDS encoding glutaredoxin domain-containing protein, translating into MTSPSSDLYPARITMYGAEWCIDCRRSKALLDARGVDYEYVDLEVELDGADRAKAISGRTQIPVVVFPDGTHFTEPTDAELGAKLDEAVAA
- a CDS encoding YdeI/OmpD-associated family protein — encoded protein: MRFETTMSQTGNNTGIEVPSDVIEALGAGRKPPVVVTVNGYEYRSTVAVMGGRYMISFSSDKRAATGIQGGDPIVVDLEVDTAPRTVEVPADLADALDAAGARAAFDALSPSARKAHVTNVESAKAPETRQRRLESIVAKLA